Below is a genomic region from Pseudomonadota bacterium.
CCACCTGCTCATCGGCAATGCGTGCTCGCTCATCTCGGCGGGCACCGAGCGATCGGTTGTGCAGCTGTCGCGTCGGTCGCTGCTCGGCAAGGCGCGCGAGCGGCCCGATCTGGTGCGCAAGGTGCTGCGCAAGCTGGCCACCGAAGGCTGGTCGAAGACTGTCGCCCAGGTGCGCGGAAAGCTCTCTGAGCCCATCGCCCTCGGATATTCCTCGAGTGGCGTCGTCATCGCGTGCGGGGAGGGGGTGCAGGGCTTCCGCCCCGGCGATCGCGTGGCGTCGAACGGCGGTCACGCCGAGATCGTCTGCGTGCCCACCCACCTCTGCGCCAGCGTCCCCGAAGACGTCTCATCGGAGCAGGCCGCATTCGCGGTGGTGGGGGCCATCGCGCTGCAGGGCGTTCGCCTCACCCGCGCGAGCCTGGGCGAGACCGTGTTCGTCGTCGGACTGGGGCTGCTCGGCCAGATAACCGTGTCGCTGCTGCGGGCAGCAGGATGTCGCGTCATCGGCACCGATCTCGACGCGGCGAAGTGCGCCCGCGCTGTCGAACGAGGCGCTGAGGTGGCGCGCGTCGGTCTTGATGGCCCCGCGGTGGAGGCGCTCACGGGGGGGCTGGGCGCAGACGCGGTTCTGGTCACCGCCGCTGCGCGCGGCGCGGCGCCGCTGGTTCTCGCGGGGGAAGCGGTGCGCAAGAAGGGGCGTGTGGTGCTCGTCGGCGTGGCCGAGATCGCGTTGCCCCGCGACGTGTGGTACCAGAAGGAGGCCGAGTTCGTGGTCTCGTGCTCGTACGGGCCCGGACGCTACGATCCCCGCTATGAGGAGCAGGGGCACGATTATCCCGCGGCCTGGGTCCGCTGGACCGAGCAGCGCAACATCGCCGCCGTTCTCGACATGATGGCGCGTGGCGCGCTTGACGTGTCGTCTCTCATCACGCATCGGTACGCGGTCGAGCAGGCCACCGACGCGTACGCGCTCATCGAGTCGGGCGCTTCTCCCTACCTCGGCGTTCTGCTGCGCTACGATCGCCCTCCGAGCGATCGCGGCGGAGCGTCGTCATCAGAGCGCGCCTCGGGCGCCACACAAGCGCGCGCCACATCGGCCACAACGCGCCGTGTCGCCGGCGATGCGGGCAATGTGGGGGTGGGGTGCATCGGTGCCGGCCAGTTTGCGCGCGCGGTACTGCTTCCCCTGGTGGCGGCGCATCCCCGTCTTGCGCTGCAGTCGATCTGCTCCGGCGGCGGCGCGTCCGCGGCGCGTGTCGCCGAGCGGCTTCGATTCGCCCACGTCGCAGCAGATGCCCAGGCGGTTCTCGACGACGAGAAGGTCGAAGCCGTGCTGGTGCTGACCCGGCATCACCTGCACGGTGAGCAGGTCGTCAAGGCACTCGAGGCGGGCTGTCACGTGTTCGTCGAGAAGCCCGTCGCCCTGCGCGTGTCGGAGATCTTCACCATCGACGATCTCGTGCGCGCGCATCCGGACCGCTTCGTTCTTCCCGGATTCAACCGGCGCTTCGCTCCTGGGGCGCGAGCGGTGCGGGCGTTCTTCGCCGAGGTGAGAGGCCCCATCACCGTTTCGGTGAGATTCAACGCCGGTGCGCTGTCGCCCGATCACTGGACACAGGATCCGGAAGTGGGGGGAGGGCGCATCATCGGCGAGGCGTGTCACGCCATCGATCTCGCCACCTTCCTCACCGGATCGCCCCCCGTAAGGGTGTACGCCGAGTCCATCGGGGGGGCGGAGGCGCCCGCCGTCACCGACGATCAGTGCTTCATCACCCTGCGCCACGCCAACGGCTCGGTGTCGAGCATCGCCTATCTGGCTGGCGGCGACGCGACGCAGCCCAAGGAGCGGGTCGAGGTGCTCGGGGGCGGTCGCATGGCGGTCATCGACGACTGGATGGAGACGCTGACCTCTTCGATGGGCACCGCAAGCCGTGAGCGCACCCGCGTTCAAGACAAGGGCCACGCCGCTGAGATCGACGCCTTTGCCGCAGCGGCGGTGCGGGGCGGTCCCGCGCCCATTCCGTGGGAAGAGGTGCGTGCGGTCTCCCTGGCGAGCATCCTTGCCGTGCGCAGCCTCCGCGAGGGGGTCGCGCTGCCCGTCCCCTCCACGCGGGAAGAGGCCGAGGCGCTCGACGATCTCCCCCTTGAAGAGGCCTAGGTGCGGTCGTTTCGAATCCCCTCGTCGATGCTGCGATTCTCCGGCTCGGGCCTGATGGTGATGCGTAGCGCGGCCAGCTCGCCCTCGTGGGTCAGGTGCAGCAGGTAGCTGTCGCGGGCGGTTCCATACGATGGCGAGACGCGCGTCGGCGCGATGTGAAGCCGCCACCCGTCGCCTTCGAAGCGCGCAACGAAGCGGCGAGCAAGGCGTACCGCCCTGTCGCCCAGCGATTCGACGGGTACGCCGGGGGCGAGGTAGAGGTGAACGTCGACGCGATGGGGGCCGCTGCCTTCGAAGCGATCTTCGACCATGAGGGTGTGGGTGGCGTGCTCGAGGGTGATGCGACGCACCGGCGTGACGGGCGAGGGCAGGCGATGGTAGCCGGTGTGCCGTCCCTCGAACACGTCGCGCGCCTCGCTGGTCGACCAGACGTCGATATGGGGCTCGGCGTCGCGGCCCAGCGTCCAGAGCGCCGCCTCGTCGAGGCGATTGATCTCGGCGCCGTCGACCTGGGGGGTGTTGTGGCTGGCCGTAGAGCGGAAGCGGTTGCGCTCGAGCGCTGAGGCGGTATACACGAACGTGCCGCGGTCGCTGATCAGGTGCACGCCGTCGAGCATGGCGTCAAAGGCGAGGCAGTCGTTGTGCCCGTGTCCTCCGCGTCCCGCCATGCCCACCGGACTGGCGTCGATGAGCACGTGGTCGCGGGCATTGCGCATGATGTATACGCCGCCTGTTGGAAAGGCGCTCGACGAGGGAAGGGGAGCGGAAGGCGAAGCTTGTCGGGCGCGTGGTCCGAGAACCCAGAGCACCTCCGATGGCTCGTGCTCGAGCGGGGCTGCGCCGCCGAAGGCGTCGCTCACAATCTGGGTGAGGTAGCGGTGGTCATCGATGGCCTGCCCCCCCAGAGGAAGGGCTCGGCCATCGTCGGCGTCGCCCAGCCACGGGCTCGAGCCGTCGGACCGCATGTAGGCTCGCGTGAACCCATCCATGGCGCGCAGCCGCGACGCGTACGTCTCGGGTACGTCGAGCCCTTGCGCCTTGCGATAGAGGGCGGGGAGCAGGAAGAGCTCGAGAACGAGCCGGTGGTAGGGCACCGACCCTTCGAAGTCGACCCCGTCGTCGAGCACCTGCCTCGGCATCTCTTCGCACAGGAGCCGCCATCCGGTGTCGGCCCAGCGCTTCGGCGCGCGCCCCGCGCCGAA
It encodes:
- a CDS encoding alcohol dehydrogenase; its protein translation is MYQVFQNPGNGRLEVAVVPGPVVRPGHLLIGNACSLISAGTERSVVQLSRRSLLGKARERPDLVRKVLRKLATEGWSKTVAQVRGKLSEPIALGYSSSGVVIACGEGVQGFRPGDRVASNGGHAEIVCVPTHLCASVPEDVSSEQAAFAVVGAIALQGVRLTRASLGETVFVVGLGLLGQITVSLLRAAGCRVIGTDLDAAKCARAVERGAEVARVGLDGPAVEALTGGLGADAVLVTAAARGAAPLVLAGEAVRKKGRVVLVGVAEIALPRDVWYQKEAEFVVSCSYGPGRYDPRYEEQGHDYPAAWVRWTEQRNIAAVLDMMARGALDVSSLITHRYAVEQATDAYALIESGASPYLGVLLRYDRPPSDRGGASSSERASGATQARATSATTRRVAGDAGNVGVGCIGAGQFARAVLLPLVAAHPRLALQSICSGGGASAARVAERLRFAHVAADAQAVLDDEKVEAVLVLTRHHLHGEQVVKALEAGCHVFVEKPVALRVSEIFTIDDLVRAHPDRFVLPGFNRRFAPGARAVRAFFAEVRGPITVSVRFNAGALSPDHWTQDPEVGGGRIIGEACHAIDLATFLTGSPPVRVYAESIGGAEAPAVTDDQCFITLRHANGSVSSIAYLAGGDATQPKERVEVLGGGRMAVIDDWMETLTSSMGTASRERTRVQDKGHAAEIDAFAAAAVRGGPAPIPWEEVRAVSLASILAVRSLREGVALPVPSTREEAEALDDLPLEEA